In Fervidobacterium nodosum Rt17-B1, one genomic interval encodes:
- a CDS encoding ABC transporter permease, whose amino-acid sequence MREILFFAFRNNKLRIGLSIVLLFLLLGLFGPYISKYKDPLDYVGMGSQPPSKEHWLGTTTFGQDVFTQLVYGLRSSFFVGLVGGGLATLIGIIIGFFAGYEGGIIDELLMMLTNILLVVPTLALLIIVASYLPYRGILIQSIIIGFTAWPWTARAVRAQTLSLRTREFVNLARITGRSHLKIILFEIMPNMLSYIFMVFILQFGGAILAAVGLDFIGLGPTRGISLGLMMQNAVLWNAIQLGMWWWAIPPGLVITLVVGALYFMNTGLDEVFNPKLREM is encoded by the coding sequence ATGAGAGAAATATTGTTTTTCGCATTTAGAAATAATAAACTCAGAATAGGTCTTTCAATTGTTTTGCTTTTCTTGCTCCTTGGACTTTTTGGGCCTTACATATCAAAATATAAAGATCCTCTTGATTACGTTGGGATGGGTTCACAACCTCCCAGTAAAGAACATTGGCTCGGTACAACAACTTTTGGCCAAGATGTGTTTACACAGTTAGTTTATGGCCTTAGGTCTTCTTTTTTTGTTGGGCTTGTTGGTGGTGGGTTAGCGACGTTGATAGGGATAATTATAGGTTTTTTTGCAGGTTATGAAGGTGGAATAATAGATGAACTTTTGATGATGCTAACAAATATATTACTTGTTGTCCCAACCCTTGCTCTATTGATAATAGTCGCGTCATATCTTCCATACAGAGGTATTTTAATACAGAGCATAATCATAGGCTTTACAGCATGGCCTTGGACTGCTCGGGCGGTTAGAGCTCAAACACTTTCATTAAGAACTCGTGAATTTGTAAACCTTGCCAGGATCACTGGGAGGTCTCATTTAAAGATAATTTTATTTGAGATAATGCCTAATATGCTCTCGTACATCTTTATGGTATTTATTTTACAGTTCGGCGGTGCGATACTTGCAGCTGTTGGTCTGGACTTTATTGGTTTAGGACCAACAAGGGGTATTTCACTTGGCTTAATGATGCAAAATGCTGTTTTGTGGAATGCGATTCAACTTGGAATGTGGTGGTGGGCAATTCCTCCTGGATTAGTTATAACACTTGTTGTAGGTGCACTTTACTTTATGAACACAGGGCTTGATGAGGTATTTAATCCTAAGCTGAGAGAAATGTAA
- a CDS encoding ABC transporter ATP-binding protein, with product MLEVKNLKIYYKTLKGYVKALDDVTFDVKDGELLGVAGESGCGKSTLVNSLTLLKPPMNYFGGNVYLDSELLPINDFEKMNDFRFKKISIIPQYAMDALNPTRKIGVYIREILESRNVNYESIEDTLMERLRYVKLPERILKMYPIELSGGMKQRLVMVISTLLNPSLLIADEITSALDVSTQKSVCLMIKGFKDQQIVKSLIFVTHDLSVLYQIADRIMVMYAGKVAEIGTTQQLIENPVHPYTKMLLLSLPEVGVRYTETKLKGIPGQPPQLLNPPEGCRFKDRCPLRTKECDEEPPMVEIEEGHVAYCWKVKSNA from the coding sequence ATGTTAGAGGTTAAAAATTTAAAGATATACTATAAAACTCTTAAGGGTTATGTGAAAGCTCTCGATGATGTGACTTTCGATGTTAAAGATGGGGAACTATTAGGAGTTGCAGGTGAATCGGGATGTGGAAAATCAACGCTTGTCAATAGCTTAACACTGTTGAAACCACCTATGAATTATTTTGGTGGAAATGTGTACTTAGACTCCGAGCTTCTACCAATAAATGATTTTGAAAAGATGAATGATTTTAGATTTAAAAAAATCTCTATAATCCCGCAGTACGCTATGGACGCCCTTAACCCAACAAGGAAGATAGGTGTTTACATCAGGGAAATTCTTGAGAGCAGAAATGTTAATTACGAAAGTATTGAAGATACTCTGATGGAACGGTTGAGGTATGTTAAACTTCCAGAAAGAATCTTAAAAATGTATCCAATCGAACTTTCTGGAGGAATGAAACAGAGACTTGTTATGGTAATTAGCACCCTACTTAATCCTTCTTTGCTTATCGCTGATGAAATCACATCCGCATTGGACGTATCTACTCAAAAGTCTGTTTGTTTAATGATTAAAGGTTTCAAAGATCAGCAAATTGTTAAATCCCTTATATTCGTTACTCACGATTTGTCAGTGCTTTATCAAATAGCTGATAGGATTATGGTCATGTACGCAGGAAAAGTTGCTGAAATTGGAACGACACAACAACTCATAGAAAATCCGGTACATCCGTATACAAAAATGCTCTTATTGTCTCTTCCCGAGGTTGGAGTAAGATATACTGAAACCAAACTAAAGGGTATACCAGGTCAACCACCTCAATTGTTGAATCCGCCAGAGGGTTGTAGGTTCAAAGACAGATGTCCACTTCGCACAAAAGAGTGTGATGAAGAACCACCTATGGTGGAAATTGAAGAAGGGCATGTAGCTTATTGTTGGAAGGTGAAATCTAATGCTTGA
- a CDS encoding glycoside hydrolase family 5 protein, with protein MKKKILNVLLGFALIFLMNGNCKADQSVSNVDKSSAFEYNKMIGHGINMGNALEAPVEGSWGVYIEDEYFKIIKERGFDSVRIPIRWSAHISEKYPYEIDKFFLDRVKHVVDVALKNDLVVIINCHHFEELYQAPDKYGPVLVEIWKQVAQAFKDYPDKLFFEIFNEPAQNLTPTKWNELYPKVLGEIRKTNPSRIVIIDVPNWSNYSYVRELKLVDDKNIIVSFHYYEPFNFTHQGAEWVSPTLPIGVKWEGKDWEVEQIRNHFKYVSEWAKKNNVPIFLGEFGAYSKADMESRVKWTKTVRRIAEEFGFSLAYWEFCAGFGLYDRWTKTWIEPLTTSALGK; from the coding sequence ATGAAGAAAAAAATATTGAATGTTTTGCTTGGTTTTGCTTTAATTTTTCTTATGAATGGTAATTGCAAAGCTGACCAAAGTGTGAGTAATGTTGATAAAAGTAGTGCTTTTGAATATAATAAAATGATTGGACATGGGATAAACATGGGGAATGCTTTAGAAGCCCCTGTAGAAGGTTCTTGGGGAGTTTATATTGAGGATGAATATTTTAAAATAATAAAAGAAAGAGGCTTTGATTCTGTAAGGATTCCTATCAGATGGTCTGCACACATTTCTGAGAAGTATCCTTACGAAATTGATAAATTCTTTTTAGACAGAGTGAAACACGTTGTCGATGTCGCGTTGAAGAATGATTTGGTTGTAATAATCAATTGTCATCATTTCGAGGAATTATATCAAGCCCCTGATAAATATGGTCCTGTATTAGTTGAAATTTGGAAACAAGTTGCCCAAGCTTTTAAAGATTATCCAGACAAATTGTTCTTTGAAATATTTAACGAACCAGCTCAAAATTTGACTCCGACTAAGTGGAATGAGCTTTATCCAAAAGTTTTAGGTGAAATTCGAAAAACGAATCCATCAAGAATTGTAATTATAGACGTTCCAAATTGGTCGAACTACAGCTACGTAAGAGAGTTAAAGCTTGTTGATGATAAAAATATAATTGTTTCATTCCATTATTACGAACCTTTTAATTTTACTCACCAAGGTGCTGAATGGGTTAGTCCAACGCTTCCAATTGGCGTTAAATGGGAAGGAAAAGATTGGGAAGTGGAACAGATTAGAAATCATTTCAAATATGTTAGTGAGTGGGCAAAGAAAAACAATGTTCCGATATTTTTAGGTGAGTTTGGCGCATATTCAAAAGCAGATATGGAATCACGGGTGAAATGGACCAAAACTGTTAGGAGAATCGCTGAAGAATTCGGATTTTCGCTTGCATATTGGGAATTTTGTGCGGGGTTCGGGTTGTACGATAGATGGACAAAAACATGGATAGAACCTCTTACTACCTCTGCACTTGGAAAATAA
- a CDS encoding ABC transporter permease — MKKYLRTKILVYILTFIFAVTIDWLIPRLMPGNPILVLVSRFSGLPESARVMYSYLTKAFGLDLPMWKQYINFWVALFKGDLGISIYLYPKPVLDILKSALPYSLSILIPAILLSWFVGNNLGAIAARRKKLDSIMLPIMYFLTGAPYLWFGILLAYFLGFLLGWFPISGAYSFSLRPHLSWLFIGDYLRHWFLPFFSLFIVQLGGWAIGMRNMVIYELENNYVRYLETLGVKRNLIRKYAFRNAILPQVTGLALQLGTVIAGQVTTEVVFSYPGIGYVLTQGILNQDYFLIQGCFLFIIIGVLVANFTVDLVYMILDPRVRYSYGGEI, encoded by the coding sequence ATGAAAAAGTATTTAAGAACAAAAATATTAGTCTACATTCTTACTTTTATTTTCGCAGTTACTATAGATTGGTTGATTCCCAGGCTCATGCCTGGGAATCCCATTCTTGTTTTAGTTTCGAGGTTCTCAGGTTTGCCAGAATCTGCAAGAGTAATGTACAGTTATTTAACTAAAGCGTTTGGTTTAGATTTGCCGATGTGGAAACAATACATAAATTTCTGGGTGGCTCTATTTAAAGGAGACCTTGGAATAAGTATATACCTTTATCCGAAACCAGTTTTGGATATCCTCAAAAGTGCGCTTCCTTATTCTTTAAGTATCCTAATTCCAGCTATTTTGCTGAGTTGGTTTGTAGGTAACAATCTTGGTGCTATTGCTGCCAGACGAAAAAAATTAGACTCGATTATGCTCCCTATAATGTACTTTTTAACTGGTGCACCTTATTTATGGTTTGGTATTTTACTCGCTTACTTTTTAGGCTTCTTATTAGGATGGTTTCCAATATCTGGTGCTTATAGTTTTTCCTTGAGACCACATCTTTCTTGGCTTTTCATAGGAGATTATTTAAGACATTGGTTTCTTCCATTTTTCTCACTTTTTATAGTACAACTTGGTGGTTGGGCAATAGGAATGAGAAACATGGTTATTTATGAACTTGAGAATAATTATGTACGATACTTAGAAACTTTAGGTGTTAAGAGAAATTTGATAAGGAAGTATGCTTTTAGGAACGCAATACTTCCGCAAGTTACAGGTTTGGCATTGCAACTTGGAACCGTTATAGCTGGTCAAGTTACCACAGAAGTTGTTTTTTCATATCCTGGAATAGGGTACGTGCTAACGCAGGGAATACTCAATCAAGATTATTTTCTTATACAAGGTTGTTTCCTTTTCATAATAATAGGAGTTTTAGTTGCCAATTTTACCGTTGACTTGGTATACATGATTCTTGATCCGAGAGTTAGATATTCTTACGGTGGTGAGATTTGA
- a CDS encoding ABC transporter permease produces the protein MWRAFKKNKLAMFGMWVLIVIYIAMIFADFLAPYNPFQQNLNHSLKKPTTVLSKYEVADLKTKMAPYVLPEISYIDSLDFTQNFKSMLFPSRIKVKYSDGRELAIIDKNVVEVKDDGTIVPKYLPKGRKLDEQFVLANSIKLVVRTIKYAKIDGEWKQYSDETEDIEKLVFGVDNSLIEKGKNIRETTSRTARSVVAQNEGWKIGFYAVDEQEAMERLTAIRIEQEVIGIKYYDEEFNEHEISLDEAKIVSYDYKYYPVKFFVKSWGPDRTDPERVGYLFWIIPLHYHLFGVDNYDNNEYVSLNIFGSDRYGRDVWSRIIFASRVSLTIGFIGLFVTLVLSLFFGALAGFYGGLVDEIIMRFCEILMAIPGFYLLLMLRALLPIDLPSSQIYMLLIFILAFLGWPGRARIIRGQILAERQREYVEAAIALGFPDMRIMWRHIIPNLATYIIVSSTLSIPGYILGEAGLSYLGLGIREPSASWGNMLTAAQDVYILEKAPWLLIPGAFIFIVVLAFNFVGDGLRDAFDPRALG, from the coding sequence ATGTGGCGTGCTTTTAAGAAGAATAAGTTGGCTATGTTTGGAATGTGGGTACTTATAGTAATATACATTGCAATGATTTTTGCAGATTTTCTCGCACCGTACAATCCTTTCCAACAAAATTTGAACCACTCTTTGAAAAAGCCAACAACAGTGCTTTCAAAATACGAAGTTGCAGATTTAAAAACGAAGATGGCGCCTTACGTTCTGCCAGAAATTAGTTACATCGATAGTTTAGATTTTACACAGAATTTTAAATCTATGCTCTTCCCAAGTAGAATTAAGGTAAAATACAGTGATGGAAGAGAATTAGCTATAATAGACAAAAACGTCGTTGAGGTTAAAGATGACGGTACAATTGTCCCAAAATACTTACCAAAGGGTAGGAAATTGGACGAACAATTTGTACTCGCGAATTCAATAAAGCTTGTTGTAAGAACTATAAAATACGCGAAAATAGATGGTGAATGGAAACAGTATTCAGACGAAACAGAAGATATTGAAAAACTCGTATTTGGTGTTGATAATTCGCTTATTGAAAAAGGTAAAAACATTAGAGAAACAACCTCAAGAACTGCAAGATCAGTTGTTGCACAAAATGAAGGTTGGAAGATAGGATTTTATGCTGTAGACGAACAAGAAGCTATGGAAAGACTCACAGCAATAAGAATAGAGCAAGAAGTTATAGGTATAAAATACTACGATGAAGAATTCAATGAACATGAAATTTCACTTGATGAGGCTAAAATTGTTTCTTACGATTACAAATACTATCCAGTTAAATTCTTTGTTAAATCTTGGGGTCCAGACAGAACTGACCCAGAACGTGTAGGTTATCTATTCTGGATAATCCCACTTCACTATCATCTTTTCGGTGTCGATAACTACGATAACAACGAGTATGTTTCTCTCAACATCTTTGGTTCGGATAGGTACGGTAGAGATGTCTGGAGTAGAATTATATTTGCATCACGCGTATCGCTAACAATAGGTTTCATCGGTTTGTTTGTTACACTTGTATTGTCACTCTTCTTCGGGGCGCTCGCAGGTTTCTACGGCGGACTTGTAGATGAAATAATCATGAGATTTTGTGAAATTTTAATGGCTATTCCTGGTTTTTATCTGCTTCTTATGTTACGCGCGTTGTTACCAATTGATTTACCAAGCTCGCAAATATACATGTTGTTGATATTCATACTTGCATTCTTGGGTTGGCCTGGAAGAGCAAGGATTATCAGGGGTCAAATACTGGCAGAAAGACAAAGGGAATATGTAGAAGCAGCTATCGCGCTTGGCTTCCCAGATATGCGCATCATGTGGAGACATATAATTCCAAACCTTGCAACGTATATAATCGTAAGTTCCACACTCTCTATACCTGGATATATCCTTGGTGAGGCAGGTCTTTCATACCTCGGACTTGGTATAAGAGAACCTTCTGCTTCATGGGGTAATATGCTTACAGCTGCTCAAGATGTATACATACTAGAAAAAGCCCCGTGGCTACTTATTCCAGGTGCATTCATATTCATAGTGGTTCTTGCATTTAACTTCGTTGGTGACGGTTTAAGAGACGCTTTTGACCCAAGGGCATTAGGATAA
- a CDS encoding ABC transporter substrate-binding protein: MKKVFMTLLLVAVFSTLVLSDVVYKRDETLYAGGGMWAPPSNWNPITPWNAVTGTVGLIYETLYGYDPLKDEMIPWLAESGKWTSKNTYEIKLRKGVTWHDGKPFTSKDVKFTFEIAKQIPEISYSPVWTWLAKVDTPDDYTVVFTFSSPRYHEWAYQLYQLPIIPEHIWSKRSKDEILSGANEKAIGTGPYMFETYSDDRMVYLRNDNWWGNKVFGQPKPKRVVYLRVLSNNVALGMIMKGELDISNFFLPGVPTLKKTYSDIHTWFDKEPYMLSDNTAYLFINTTKKPLNDPNFRRAIAFAIDPTVIAKTVFEGQVLPSNSIGFLPIKGWMKYYPENAVKQYGFRYDTKTAKDLLDKAGYKDVNKDGYREAPDGSKFKVEIIVPYGWTDWMESIKIIASQLRMVGINAEAKFPDYSKYWEDLTTGKFDMAINNFNSQMTVSPWTMFNWLFNSNISDNMYNGNFGKYKNQKLFDLITQLNSTPMEDIAANKKVLEQIAEIFLKEMPAIPLWYNGMWFQASTQVWKNWPSEKKPYAYPVTWGGRWQTGGVLMLIGITNK; this comes from the coding sequence ATGAAAAAGGTTTTCATGACATTGTTATTGGTAGCAGTTTTCTCGACTTTGGTACTTTCTGACGTAGTTTACAAAAGAGATGAGACGTTGTACGCTGGAGGAGGTATGTGGGCACCACCATCAAACTGGAACCCTATTACTCCTTGGAATGCTGTTACTGGTACTGTTGGGCTAATCTATGAAACTCTTTACGGTTACGACCCACTGAAAGACGAAATGATTCCATGGCTTGCTGAAAGCGGAAAGTGGACATCAAAGAACACTTACGAGATTAAACTAAGAAAAGGAGTTACATGGCACGATGGTAAACCATTTACATCAAAAGATGTAAAATTTACATTTGAGATTGCAAAACAAATACCAGAGATTTCCTACAGCCCAGTTTGGACATGGCTTGCGAAGGTTGATACTCCAGATGATTACACTGTTGTTTTCACATTCTCATCTCCAAGATACCACGAATGGGCATACCAACTTTACCAGCTTCCAATTATCCCAGAACACATTTGGTCAAAGCGCTCAAAAGATGAAATATTAAGTGGAGCAAATGAAAAAGCGATAGGAACAGGGCCTTATATGTTTGAAACTTACAGTGACGACAGAATGGTTTACCTCAGAAATGATAATTGGTGGGGTAACAAAGTTTTTGGGCAACCAAAGCCAAAGAGAGTTGTTTATTTGAGAGTTCTTAGTAACAACGTTGCACTTGGAATGATAATGAAAGGTGAACTTGATATATCGAACTTCTTCCTTCCTGGTGTGCCGACACTTAAGAAAACTTACAGTGATATTCATACATGGTTTGACAAAGAACCTTACATGTTGTCAGACAACACAGCTTACTTGTTCATTAATACAACAAAGAAACCTCTGAATGATCCAAACTTCAGAAGAGCAATAGCATTTGCAATTGATCCAACAGTTATAGCGAAAACAGTATTTGAAGGTCAGGTCCTTCCATCTAATTCTATTGGTTTCTTACCAATTAAGGGTTGGATGAAATATTACCCAGAAAATGCCGTAAAACAATACGGATTTAGATACGACACAAAGACGGCAAAAGATCTTCTTGATAAGGCAGGGTACAAAGATGTTAACAAAGACGGATATAGAGAGGCACCAGATGGTAGCAAATTCAAAGTTGAAATAATTGTTCCATATGGTTGGACAGATTGGATGGAATCAATCAAAATAATTGCTTCTCAGCTTAGGATGGTTGGAATTAATGCAGAAGCAAAATTCCCAGATTACAGCAAATACTGGGAAGATTTGACAACAGGAAAGTTTGATATGGCAATCAACAACTTCAACAGTCAGATGACGGTTTCACCATGGACAATGTTTAATTGGTTATTCAATTCTAACATAAGTGACAATATGTACAATGGAAACTTCGGTAAATATAAAAATCAAAAACTCTTCGATTTGATTACACAACTTAACTCAACACCAATGGAAGATATAGCTGCAAACAAGAAAGTATTGGAGCAAATCGCTGAAATTTTCTTAAAAGAAATGCCTGCTATTCCTCTTTGGTACAACGGTATGTGGTTCCAAGCAAGTACGCAAGTATGGAAGAACTGGCCAAGTGAGAAAAAACCATATGCATATCCAGTTACATGGGGTGGAAGATGGCAGACTGGTGGAGTGTTAATGCTTATAGGAATTACCAATAAATAA
- the bgaS gene encoding beta-galactosidase BgaS: MFPKDFLFGVSMSGFQFEMGNPQDAEEVDLNTDWYVWVRDIGNIVNGVVSGDLPENGSWYWKQYGKVHQLAADFGMDVIRIGTEWSRIFPVSTQSVEYGSPDMLEKLDKLANQKAVSHYRKIMEDIKAKGLKLFVNLYHFTLPIWLHDPIAVHKGEKTDKIGWISDATPIEFAKYAEYMAWKFADIVDMWASMNEPHVVSQLGYFAINAGFPPSYFNPSWYIKSLENEAKAHNLSYDAIKKYTNNPVGVIYSFTWYDTVNKDDKESFENAMDLTNWRFIDMVKDKTDYIGVNYYTRAVIDRLPTTIDFGEFKMNWYTLRGYGYSCEEGGFSLSGRPASEFGWEIYPEGLYNILIHVYNRYKKDIYVTENGIADSKDKYRSLFIISHLYAIEKALNEGIPIKGYLHWSIIDNFEWAKGYSKRFGLAYTDLSTKKYIPRPSMYIFREIIKDKSIDKFKGYDPYNLMKF, encoded by the coding sequence ATGTTTCCGAAAGATTTTTTATTTGGTGTTTCGATGTCTGGGTTTCAGTTTGAGATGGGAAATCCTCAAGATGCAGAAGAGGTTGATCTAAATACAGATTGGTATGTATGGGTTAGGGATATTGGAAATATTGTAAATGGAGTCGTAAGTGGGGACTTGCCTGAAAATGGTTCATGGTACTGGAAGCAGTACGGCAAAGTCCACCAATTAGCTGCCGATTTTGGGATGGATGTAATACGAATTGGAACCGAATGGTCTAGGATTTTCCCAGTTAGTACGCAAAGTGTTGAGTACGGCTCACCGGATATGCTCGAAAAATTGGATAAATTAGCAAACCAAAAAGCGGTAAGTCATTACAGGAAAATAATGGAGGATATAAAAGCAAAGGGGTTAAAATTGTTCGTTAACCTTTACCACTTTACTTTACCTATTTGGTTGCACGACCCTATAGCTGTTCACAAAGGTGAGAAGACAGATAAAATTGGTTGGATTTCTGATGCTACACCTATTGAGTTTGCGAAGTATGCAGAGTACATGGCGTGGAAATTTGCCGATATAGTTGATATGTGGGCTTCTATGAACGAACCACACGTTGTAAGTCAGCTTGGATATTTTGCAATAAATGCGGGATTTCCACCAAGTTATTTTAATCCTTCATGGTATATCAAAAGTTTAGAAAACGAAGCGAAAGCACATAACTTATCTTATGATGCTATAAAAAAGTATACAAATAATCCTGTTGGAGTTATATACTCTTTTACATGGTACGATACTGTTAATAAAGATGACAAGGAATCTTTTGAAAATGCTATGGATCTCACAAATTGGCGATTTATAGATATGGTAAAAGATAAAACTGATTACATAGGTGTAAATTATTACACAAGAGCGGTTATCGATAGACTTCCCACCACTATTGACTTTGGCGAATTTAAAATGAATTGGTATACTTTGAGAGGTTACGGTTATTCTTGCGAAGAAGGAGGATTCTCACTCTCCGGAAGGCCGGCAAGCGAATTTGGATGGGAAATATACCCTGAAGGGCTGTACAATATTTTGATACATGTTTATAATAGATACAAAAAAGATATTTATGTTACGGAGAACGGTATAGCTGATTCGAAGGATAAATACAGAAGTCTTTTTATCATATCGCATCTTTATGCTATAGAAAAAGCATTAAACGAAGGAATACCAATAAAAGGTTATTTGCACTGGTCGATTATAGACAATTTCGAATGGGCGAAGGGCTACAGTAAAAGATTTGGACTTGCTTACACAGATTTGTCAACCAAAAAATATATACCTAGACCTTCTATGTACATTTTTAGAGAGATAATAAAGGATAAATCAATCGACAAATTCAAAGGTTACGATCCATATAACTTGATGAAATTCTGA
- a CDS encoding ABC transporter ATP-binding protein translates to MLEVINLTKAYNIGAFGKEKLYAVDNVSFKIEDNEIVSLIGESGSGKTTIGKLILRLTKPTSGKIIYNGTDISTFKNIKEYYRYVQGIFQDPFSSYNPIFKIDRIFEMVREEFYPSENHDKWMGKVESTIKDIGLNPKEIIGKFPHQLSGGQLQRLLIARALLMNAKFLVADEIISMLDASTRIDILNLLISLKEKGLSVLFITHDLSLGYYTSDKTIILYRGSIMEYGDTVKVFNNPLHPYTKMLLESVPTTHKKWTREELIAESRRTPPGYCKYYDRCPLGDSNCKNVELRQVEDNHFVACAKV, encoded by the coding sequence ATGCTTGAAGTAATCAATTTGACAAAAGCTTACAATATAGGAGCATTTGGCAAAGAAAAGCTTTACGCAGTTGATAATGTGTCTTTTAAAATTGAAGATAACGAAATAGTTTCGTTAATAGGTGAAAGTGGCAGTGGGAAGACTACCATTGGAAAGCTTATATTACGCCTTACAAAACCGACTTCCGGGAAAATTATTTACAATGGTACCGATATTTCAACATTTAAAAATATTAAGGAATACTATAGGTATGTTCAAGGAATTTTTCAAGATCCATTTAGCTCGTACAATCCAATTTTTAAAATTGATAGAATATTTGAAATGGTAAGGGAAGAATTTTATCCATCTGAAAATCATGATAAATGGATGGGAAAAGTTGAAAGCACTATAAAAGATATTGGATTGAACCCAAAAGAGATAATTGGAAAGTTCCCACATCAACTGAGTGGTGGACAACTCCAAAGGTTACTTATCGCTCGTGCATTACTTATGAACGCAAAATTTTTGGTTGCTGATGAGATTATAAGTATGTTAGATGCTTCAACACGGATAGATATCTTAAACCTTTTGATAAGTCTAAAGGAGAAGGGATTGTCTGTTTTATTTATTACCCACGACCTTTCGTTGGGTTACTATACAAGCGACAAGACAATAATATTATACCGTGGATCGATAATGGAGTATGGAGACACAGTAAAAGTTTTCAATAATCCATTGCATCCTTACACCAAAATGCTACTTGAGTCCGTTCCAACAACACATAAGAAATGGACAAGGGAAGAATTAATAGCTGAAAGCAGAAGAACTCCGCCAGGATATTGTAAATACTATGATAGATGTCCTTTGGGCGACAGCAATTGTAAAAATGTAGAACTACGTCAAGTTGAAGATAATCATTTTGTTGCATGTGCCAAGGTTTAA
- a CDS encoding LacI family DNA-binding transcriptional regulator, translated as MVTIKDVAREAGVSIATVSRVINGFSNVNEETRKKVLRAIKSLGYKPMPSLRKASELLYTIGVLLPNLKGDHYNEILMAIEDYAKRNDFEVMVSVPNMLPEEEKHVLDQYFKRKIDGIILCELFGGVEYLKPFINSGVPIVALDYYIEEVVCDSVNIDNLTGAMNAMKYLYKMGHRKILYVKGPQYSPASRNREKGIKKFLDRHKDVEVFFSEHEGFNPEDGYQSVSEFLKKRGKLFTAVFSVNDWSAIGAIRALKENGLEIPEDVSIIGYDDAPYSEYLYPPLTTIRQPRWEMGQMAAQLLIDRILGKGPKIARNVLLPTQLIERQSVKKIG; from the coding sequence ATGGTAACAATCAAAGACGTAGCAAGAGAAGCAGGAGTTTCTATAGCAACGGTTTCGAGGGTCATAAATGGCTTCAGTAACGTAAATGAAGAGACAAGAAAGAAAGTCTTGCGGGCGATAAAATCACTTGGTTACAAGCCGATGCCTTCACTTAGGAAGGCATCGGAACTTCTTTATACTATAGGGGTTTTATTACCAAATTTAAAGGGCGATCATTACAACGAAATACTTATGGCTATAGAAGATTACGCAAAGAGAAATGATTTCGAAGTGATGGTCTCGGTTCCTAATATGCTTCCAGAAGAGGAAAAGCATGTTTTGGATCAGTACTTTAAAAGAAAGATCGATGGGATAATTTTGTGTGAATTATTTGGAGGTGTTGAGTATCTTAAACCTTTCATAAACAGTGGAGTGCCAATTGTGGCCCTCGATTACTATATAGAAGAGGTTGTTTGCGATTCCGTAAATATAGATAATTTAACAGGTGCGATGAATGCTATGAAATATCTGTACAAAATGGGGCACAGAAAGATACTTTACGTAAAGGGACCACAGTATTCACCAGCCTCGAGAAATAGAGAAAAAGGTATTAAAAAGTTCTTAGACAGACATAAAGATGTTGAGGTATTTTTTAGCGAACATGAAGGGTTTAATCCTGAAGATGGATATCAATCCGTAAGTGAATTTTTGAAAAAAAGAGGGAAGTTATTTACAGCTGTTTTTTCTGTAAATGATTGGTCAGCGATAGGAGCGATTAGAGCGTTAAAGGAAAATGGGTTAGAGATACCAGAAGATGTTTCAATTATTGGTTACGATGATGCACCGTATTCTGAATATCTTTACCCACCGTTGACAACTATCCGACAACCGCGTTGGGAAATGGGACAAATGGCAGCTCAGTTACTAATCGACAGGATTCTTGGAAAGGGACCAAAGATTGCAAGAAATGTACTTTTACCTACTCAATTGATTGAAAGACAGTCTGTCAAGAAAATTGGATAA